GCGGATGCTCAGCTTCTCGCCGATCTCCGCGGTCTTCTGGGACAGGTACTGCTGGATGGTGAGGTCGGGGTTCATGATGAAGGGCTGCTCAAGAAGGCAGACCTCCTTGAAGATGCTGTTCATCTTCCCTTCGACGATGCGCTCGACGATGTTGGCGGGCTTGCCGGTGGCCAGGGCCTGCTCGGTGGCGATGCGCTTCTCGGTGTCGAGGAAGTCCTGGGTGACCTCTTCCTTGGTGACGAAGCGGGGCGCGGGGTCAGCGGCCGCGATGTGCATCGCGATCTCTTTCACGAGGCGCTGGAAGGCCTCGTTGCGGGCCACGAAGTCGGTCTCGGAGTTCACTTCCACCAGCACGCCGACGCGGCCGCCGGGGTGGATGTAGGCTTCCACGATGCCTTCAGCGGCGATGCGGTCAGCCTTCTTGGCGGAAGCGGCGAGGCCCTTCTTGCGCAGCCACTCGTTGGCGGCTTCCATGTCGCCGTTGCTCTCTTCCAGGGCCTTCTTGCAGTCCATCATGCCGAGGCCGGTCTTCTCGCGCAGGGTCTTCACGTCTTGGGCGGTAAATGCCATGGGTCATCTCCTGAATCATGGGGGATTCAAACCATCAGCCATCAGCGGGCGGACCACTGATGGCTGACGAATGGTGTGAAAGGGTCTAGCCTTCGACTTCCATCTTTTCGGCCATCATCTTCTTCATGTCCTCGCTGTCGCCCTTGTCGCGGAAGGACTGGCGGCCCTCGAGGATCGAGTCGGCCACGCGCTCGGAGAAGAGCAGGATGGAGCGGATCGCGTCGTCATTGGCGGGGATCACGTAATCCACCATGTCGGGATCGCAGTTGGTGTCGACGATGCCGACGACCTTGATGCCGAGCTTCTTGGCCTCGGTGACGGCGATGTCTTCGCGATGGGGATCGATGACGAAGATGACATCGGGCAGCGCGCGCATGTCGCGGATGCCGTGGAAGCTGGCTTCCAGCTTCAGGCGGGTGCGGTTCAGCGTGAGCAGTTCCTTCTTGGAGAGCAGGGCCGTGCGGGCGGGATCCGCCAGGGTGGCTTCGATCTCGCGGAACTTCTCGAGGCTCTTCTTGATGGTGGAGAAGTTGGTCAGCATGCCGCCCAGCCAGCGGTTGTTGACGTAGAAGGCGCCGCAGCGGCCGGCCTGCTCGGCGATGAGCTCCTGGGCCTGGGGCTTGGTGGCCACGAAGAGGAAGTTCTTGCCTTCGCCAGCGGCCTTCGTGAGGAAATTGGCGGCGGTGTTCCAGAGGCGCAGGGTCTTCTGGAGGTCGATGATGTAGATGCTGTTGCGGGCGCCGAAGATGAACTTCTTCATCTTCGGGTTCCAACGCTTGGTCTGGTGTCCGAAGTGGGCACCGGCTTCAAGAAGTTCCTTCATCTGGATGGCAGCCATGCTGGCCTCCCTGGTCAAGCGGCGAATCGAAGGTGCCGCGGGTGGGATGAAAGGCTTGGGGTTGGTTCCCTTCGCCCGAATCGTCCACGGAGTCCCGTGGACCGGAAAAACAGAAGGGGGAACCGAGTGGTTCCCCCTTCCAGAGACAGACTAGCGCTTGCTGAACTGGAAGCGACGACGGGCGGCCTTGCGACCGGGCTTCTTGCGTTCCTTCATGCGGGGATCGCGGGTCAGGAGGCCGGCGCCGCGCAGGAGGGACTTCAGCTGCTCGTTGTAGCCCAGCAGCGCACGGGAGATGCCCATGCGGATGGCCGAGGCCTGGCCGGCGGGGCCGCCACCAGTGACGCTGATGACCATGTCGAACTTGCCGTCGAGATCGGCCAGCACCAGGGGCTGGTGGACCATCATGCGGAGCACGGCATTGGGGAAGTAGCTTTCGAGGCTGCGACCGTTGACGGTGATCTTGCCGGTGCCGGGGCGCAGGAAGGCGCGAGCGGCCGCGCTCTTGCGGCGACCGGTTCCGTAGTTCTGGGAAATGGCCATGGGGTCCTCGCCTCTACTTCTGGATGGTCAGGATCTGGGGCTGCTGGGCGGACTGCTCGTGCTCGGGGCCCGCGTAGACCTTGAGCTTGCGATACATCGCCCGGCCGAGGGGGCCCTTGGGCAGCATGCCCTTGACGGCGCTCTCGATGATGCGCTCGGGGAAGGTGGCCTGCATCACTTCGGCGCGGACTTCCTTCATGGAGCCGGGCTGGGTGGTGGTGCGGCGGT
This sequence is a window from Geothrix sp. PMB-07. Protein-coding genes within it:
- the tsf gene encoding translation elongation factor Ts; its protein translation is MAFTAQDVKTLREKTGLGMMDCKKALEESNGDMEAANEWLRKKGLAASAKKADRIAAEGIVEAYIHPGGRVGVLVEVNSETDFVARNEAFQRLVKEIAMHIAAADPAPRFVTKEEVTQDFLDTEKRIATEQALATGKPANIVERIVEGKMNSIFKEVCLLEQPFIMNPDLTIQQYLSQKTAEIGEKLSIRRFTKYIMGEGLEKRSENFAAEVAAAK
- the rpsB gene encoding 30S ribosomal protein S2, encoding MAAIQMKELLEAGAHFGHQTKRWNPKMKKFIFGARNSIYIIDLQKTLRLWNTAANFLTKAAGEGKNFLFVATKPQAQELIAEQAGRCGAFYVNNRWLGGMLTNFSTIKKSLEKFREIEATLADPARTALLSKKELLTLNRTRLKLEASFHGIRDMRALPDVIFVIDPHREDIAVTEAKKLGIKVVGIVDTNCDPDMVDYVIPANDDAIRSILLFSERVADSILEGRQSFRDKGDSEDMKKMMAEKMEVEG
- the rpsI gene encoding 30S ribosomal protein S9, translated to MAISQNYGTGRRKSAAARAFLRPGTGKITVNGRSLESYFPNAVLRMMVHQPLVLADLDGKFDMVISVTGGGPAGQASAIRMGISRALLGYNEQLKSLLRGAGLLTRDPRMKERKKPGRKAARRRFQFSKR